The genome window TCTGCCGAGTCGAGGATTCTGTAAGCTAAACCGAAAACTTTGCTTATCTCGAGGCACTGACACTTAATTTCATACACAACGCACGCAGATTTATGACACTGATTTATTTGACACAGTTGcgaatttattgaaaaactaATCCGTTCTTTTTCCCATTGAACTGTTGCCAACAAAAGACGCGCCACAACTGATTCGATGGCTGCTTCGCTTGTTGCCAAAATGTCCTCAGAGCAGTTCGAAAATCAAGCGGCGttttaatgaatgaatttcgAACTTAGCGTAAGAAACTGTTTTAGAGACATGCGCAATGTTCGCATcagcctgttgctgctgttggcattgACAGTGAAGCAGCATTTGCATGGCGAAAAGGAAACTGCGGTTGCTCGCAGTCCatgcggcgtatacgcaatgatAAGAATGATACGTATAAACTTTGCAaaagcatttcatttaattatttgtgcAACCTCAGCTGTATTTCCCAACGGGTGGGCGAGGAGTTAAGACACAATTAAAGCCGGACACGCTGATGACTCGACACGTTGGctaatgcaacaacaacaacaacaacattatcaTTGGCGTCGAAAAGCCGCAGTCAGTGGACTGGAAAAACTGTTGAATCACACAAACtactatacatatgtacgatATATATAAAACCCTCCCACAGCAGGCTGCGAAGTAATTGCTTTGTCAGTTCTGACGAATTCCCTTTCGGGGCAATGGACACCGAGAGCAGCGATGACGACTCCGAGCTGCCATCGTAAGTAGTATTGAACATATTTGTCGGCATGTGTTTAtatcaaaatacttaaatacttAGTGGCAAGCCACAGCGGGTGGACAGGGGACAACAGACAGGGGATTTATCTATTGAGACAAATATTACTCGTTGGTCGGAGGTGCCGCTGTTCTTTGACTTTGACGATCTGCTGCCAGAGATTGGAGAATTCGGGCTGTATCAGAAAATCCTGTTTGTACTTATGATTCCTTTCTGTTTCATTGCCTCCTTTGTGTATCTCAGCCAGATCTTTATGACACTCCCACCCGAAAATTACTATTGCTTTGTGCACGAATTGACGCTCATTGAGAGCGAGGAGGAGCGCAAAATGCTCTCGATACCCAAGGAAGCGGATGGCAGCTACAGTCACTGTCGCATGTATGATCTCAACTACTCCGCAGTGTATCTCGCCAAGAATCGCAGCGAGTACATCAACGATTCTCTAGCCCAGTTGCCATGTCGCCAAAGTTATGTCTACGATGATCCTTTTAACTTTCGAACGGCATCAATGGAATTTAATTGGGTTTGCGACAAAGATGCCTATAGCACTTATGCTCaaatgattttcttttttggctcTGTGGTTGGCTGCTTAGGCTATGGACATTTGGCGGATCGTGTTGGCCGTGTCTCGGCCTTGGTCAGCAGCTGTGGCTTGGCTTTGTTTGGTAGCATCTTCAGCTCGGTATGCGACAATTTTGCGGGATTTGCCATCACACGGTTTGTGGTGGGCGCCTCCTTTGACACTTGCTTCACCATGATTTATATACTGGGTAGGATTAATTACTGTGGAGTGTGCTAGTTACATCTGCTatccaaaaattttaaaaggaATGATAAGAAAAGAAAGCAGTTCCGCgatgaaatattaatattctgGTTAGGTCATAGAATCTGTCTATATGCTtctccgtccgtctgtccatttGTTTTCGCACCTGGATCTATGGGGTTTTTAAACGTTAGGCGTACTAAGtgataatacatttaaaattttttgacttttgtcTTACCTATGTATGTCTCCTACTATTGTTTAACATTTGATAATAATGAATTGATAATCcaatgtaaattattttaaagagcTTCAAGCTTCATTTGTTCACTTTCTGAAAGTGAAATGCGGGTGTATTACAGTCAAGCAAACCTTTGCACCTATTTTCCTAAAAATTCGAAAAGTCGATAGCGAGTATCTACTGtattatagaaaaaaaaatcttaaatcataacctaaattcttaaatcaaaacttttctttgtttctcttcttttaaaattaaaatattccaaaactAGAGAGTTTTATTCTatccgtttttttttatacttataCTCACATCGATCTCCTCCTCAGTGCTCGAGTATGTGGGTCCTCGGTATCGCACTTTTGTGGCCAACATGTCGCTGGCCATGTTCTATTCCCCCTTTACCGTGCTCATGCCATGGCTGGCTTTCTACTCTGGCGATTGGCGCAAATTCTCTGGCTTGTATGGTCTGGCTGTTGGCTTTGGATTGATCGGCTTCTGTGTACTGCCCGAGTCGGCACGTTGGCTCGTCTCTGTGGGGAAGATCGATAATGCCATTGAGATACTACAGCGTGTGGCACGTCGTAATCGTCGCCAAGTGTCCAGACTCAAGTGGCAAACGTTTCGCGAGAGTTGTGAACAGTTCTACCGCGAGGAGATCGAAGGACGTCACTTTACCATTGCATCGATCTTCAAGCGATCACGACTGGCGCGTTATATGGTGCTGATGATCATCATTTGGATGACCATTTCTCTGGTCTATGATGGACATGTGCGTGCAGCTAGCGTGTTGGATCGAGAGAATATATTTGTGGTCTTTAGCATTGCGTGTGCCACAGAGATTCCAGGTGATCTGATTGTCACCATCACCTTGGATCGCTTTGGACGTCGTTGGTGCGCTTGCATCTCGACCGCTTTGAGTGGAGGTTTTAGTCTTTTGGCTGCCAACATTGATGATCCCATTTGGGTGTTGGCTGCCGCTTTGGCTGGACGCTTCTTTGCCAACATCTCGTATAACATTGGACTGCAATGGGCAGCAGAGGTGTTGCCAACTGTGGTGCGTGCTCAAGGTGTATCTTTCATACACACTTTGGGATTTGTGGCCATGTTGCTTTCTCCTCCTATTATCTACATGTCTCACTTATCCATTGCCTTGATGTTAAATACGCTGGGCGTGTTGGGCATCTTGGGTGGCTTGTTGGCTTTGTTTCTGCCTGAGACTTTGCATCAGGATCTGCCGCAAACGCTCAGCGATGGCAATCAATTTGGCAAGGATCAACGCATCTGGCATTTTCCTTGTTGTGGAGCCGGCTCCCGTCCTTCTCGTCTAAACAAACACGACTGGCATCAGGGCTCCAGTTTGAGGACCCTCTCGAAGGATGAATATCGTTCCAGGAAACTGCATCGCGTTGCAGTTGTGAAAACCCAACGTCGAACTACTCCTGTTGTGCTGCCTTCTATGGTTAGTGATGATTCGACAATTATGGAAAAATTGCAGAAATCATATAGATTTCTGCCTCCATATGCAAAGTAATAGAATAGATCGATTTTTTATTGGATTTGTATTTACGAATAAGtaaaaaacatatacacaACATAAACTTTTGCACcaagtttgttattttttcaaatCTAAGATAAAGTGTGTTTTCAGAACACTATACTCTGTCGAAGGTAGAACTAATTCATCCGTTATGGATTGATCTGATTAGATACATTtctaaaaagtaaaatatattttctgaaaTACACTGATACTATTTTTcaatgtactttttttttagcaaaattcatataaagttattatttttattaaaaattaaataattaattaatgtcaTCAAAATTAAACTGGTAATATAAGAATTAAGTAATTACTTTAATGCGacatgaaattatatttctatattcaCAGATTCAAATAATTCACTTTTTTAACTCAAAATTTTTCTCTGTAAGAATTAACCCATTCGATTTGCCAATTTAAGACAATATACTTGTATGTGtaaccattttaataaaattgaatactacttaaatatttaaattagtttttacTTTGCCATGTCGGAACAAGTTCGCCTGTTGTTGATATTACTTACATTCGGTGTAATTTGCcagtattatttaatactttgGATTAAAAATGTACCTCCGCCGAATATGGTCAGCAATGAGACATATTTTAATACCACGCTTGAAAAACTATTAAGGCAACGTTTTCCTGGAAGTATTGGACATTCTAGAGTAAGTAATTTACTTACGGATACTCTGAAAGAATTGGGTTTCACCACGGTACGCGATGAGCATTTGGATGGGATGAAGTTTATCAATTTGTTGGGCATCATGAATACGCaagcaacaaattatttaatgctCTGTTGTCATTACGACTCGAAATACATAGAAAATCACGAAATATATGTAGGTGCCACAGATGGCGCCGTTTCTTGTGCTATGCTTCTAACTgtgattaaaaatttaaattcttatcTGTTGGGAGAGTTCAAAAAGCGAACGGATATTGGTTTGTTGGTAAGAAACTACTATTACAAtctataaacatatatttatctatattgatttgatttatagCTGGTATTGTTTGATGGTCATGAGTCCTTTGAGGAAGTAATCGACGATTTTAATTCACTAAATGGATCACGACATTTTGCAGAAGCGGAGTTAATTCCTTTGCAGAGCATTGTGAGTTTCTTACAGTTTAAATCCATAAATATCGCACAGAAGATAAGATATTTAACGAAAGATAATTCGTAGGAACTTGccattgcttttaatttgattggCGCACCTAATCAAATCTACATGAGTCATTATGAGAACACTTACGAGTTACACAGTCGTCTGGCAGATATTGAGCAACATCTAAGGGAAGCGGGTAGATTGAGCAACTCTCATCAGTTATTCCATAAGCTGAAGGATCATGACAGCGACATTGAAGATGATCACTATCCATTTCTCATGGAGGGTGCGTATGATCCattgttgttaaatatttttagttgatCTCAAAATATTGACAACCTTTTTAGGCGTGCCTGTAATGCATATTGTGCCTCACACTTTTCCAGAAGTCTGGCACACCGACTCTGATAACCTCAGAAATCTGCACTTTCCAACGATACGTAATATGAATCTAATAATTACGCAATTTGTTTATGAATATTTGCACAACCATTCAGATGAAATAAGTAGGTTACCCGTTTAAATAGAGATCATGAACAaatatattgttatttgttCAACAATAAACATTTCGATTTTCCCTAATTATATTTTGGCttcatttcatattatatGGCTAGTGGTTTTGTCTTTATTGAAAGTCTACTTAGGCACTTCACACTGCATGCAACCACGAGCTGCGTGCAGTTTAAAACTTTTAAGCTTAGCGCTTAACATATATTTGGAAATACGCCAAGGCAAAGCTTTTTGTAAGCTGCTCATGTAAATGAGCTGAGCAGAGCAGTGAaacttttaagtatttgttatGGAGGCGCGCACTCAAAGCTTTACTCAAACTGTATGCGGATGTGAAGGCCGAAAGCTTTCGCTgcgcacatacatataatgtATGCATGTACATCTGTATGTTTATGTGTGGGTGAGAGTTAGTTTGCGCGCCATGAGGAaccgcaaaacaaaacaacaactgcagacaacaacagctgtcTGTATAGATCGttaacaacacaacaacacggCGCACTTTGCACGAACAGAGAGCGCGTTTCAATACAAAAAGTCGATTCAGTGCGCCGTCACACATCGCTGTGTTGAGATCAAGATTGGGAACATGTCGCTGTTAGTGTCGCGCCTTTTATTGCTTACAGTTACGATCTGTGCGCTTGCAACTGATTATACGCAggcccaacagcagcagcagcagcaagccaGCGTAAGACGTTAAAAGTAACAACATGGAAATGTTGTATGCTGAGTCACGAGCCAAATGTGTAACACCCTTCGATCTCTTTGTTTTTATCAACAGTTTCAAACAACGCACTGGGATGACGATGAGACGCACTTCAATAGCAGTCTGTCTGCGATTTTGGTGCCACGCGTCGTCGGCAGTCGTGGACATGAGCAGGTTCGCAATTATCTGGTCAACTCTCTCAATGGCCTTGGCTTTCAAACGGAAGTCGATGAGTTCAAGCAGCGTGTCCCAGTGTTGGGCGAGCTCACGTTCGCCAATGTGATTGGCTACATCAATCCGCAGGCGGAGAACTTTTTGGCCCTCGCCTGCCACTATGACAGCAAGTACTTTCCAAATGATCCGGGTTTCGTCGGTGCCACCGATTCAGCTGTTCCCTGTGCCATTCTCTTGAATACCGCGAAGACTCTCAACACTTATCTGCTGCAGCAATTCCGCAATCGTCGCGATCTTGGACTTATGGTGAGTCAGATGAGGGGGAAACCCAACatatactaatttatttaatggtGATAAGGGAAAAAGAACCTTGAGTATATAGTTGAGtatatcatcatcattcatCATGGTCTGTTTAAAGAATATTCcatttaaagaatattatcattcattcattcaagaatattatcatttatattatattctgaaatattatatgaaCATTTTTTTCACTAAACTGATCTTGACATTTTGACTCATAATTGTAAAACCGATCATGAAAATTTAGTTCAGGTAATAATTTCTCtagcaattttaaaattcaatttgtaatatagcctaatcatttttaaatacctAAAGAAATCAGAAACAtgtcgaaaaattattttcatataacCGACATAGAAACATCGCAAACTGAtcatgcaaatttaattgaagcaATAAAATCGCTAACATTTTTTGAAAGTCGTGcgttgaaatttaatttgcgctTGCATAAAATTGTTCAAACTAAACTTCAAATGATTCGTAAAATTCTCTTTCAGATGATCTTCTTTGACGGTGAGGAGGCTTTTAAGGACTGGACAAACAGCGACTCAGTTTATGGTTCCAGACACTTAGCTAAGAAACTGGCGCGCAGTGGACAAGCTAATCTGGGACAACGTTACATCGATCGGATTGTAAGTTTCTTAAAAAAAGAACGTTACAATTTACTAAAAATTCTTCCTACTTTTAGGAAGTGCTTGTGTTGCTTGATTTGATTGGAGCCCGTAATCCGAAATTTTCTAGTTTTTATGAGAACACACATGGTCTGCACTCCAGTTTAGTGCAGATTGAACAATCACTGCGTTCTGCTGGTCATCTGAAGGGCAATAATCGTATGTTTTTGAATCGGCCAGCTGGCGGTTTAGTCGACGACGATCATCGTCCATTCCTGGAGGAGAATGTGcccattttgcatttgattgctACGCCTTTCCCAGATGTTTGGCACACACCCAGAGATAATGCTGCAAATCTGCATTATCCTTCGATACGTTACTTTAATCGCGTATTTCGCAGCTTCGTCTACGAGTATCTGAAGCGCCATACGGCTCCAGTGGACTTGCGTTTCCATCGTGGATAGATTTAACAAATGTGTTTTGTGAAAGTTGCTTAAATATTATCATTTGTATTTATCGTGTAAATTGTTGGTTATTAAAAAATCTACTAGTTACAACGTGGAAGTGGTTTACTCAACGACGCTTGCGGCCAGCTTGTCCCTTTTTGCCTGGCGCACGCTGTCCCTGATGACCTTTGGGTTTCTTGCCCACCGCCTTGCGGCTGCCCTTGCCGCCGCCCTTCTTGCCCTTCTTAGCAGGTTTATTGCCTTCTGCTTCACGTctgcaaaagcaaattaatcaaattaaaacataCATCTATGATATACTCGACTGTAGGCTGTACTTACTCCAATCGCTCATCCTGTTTTTGCAGCTGTATCGCCTTCTCCACATCCAGTTTGGGCTTCTTGTTCAGCACACTCTTGATGAGGTCCAAGTTAGCCTCGCGCTCCGGCTGCGCTGAGATATGCGATGCCTTGCGTTTGCCACCCGGTATCAGCTCCTTTACACCCAAACCGCGTGCCTCTTTCTCCTTGGGCAGCTTACTCTGGAATTTGCCCACCGATGCTGTTGAGGATTTGGCCACCGTCACCGCGGTTAACAGTTGATTCGATGATGCAGCTTCAGGACCCAGGTAACCACTGCGTGGCACATCCATCTTCTTTGCGCGCACAATGTTCTTCATCCGCTGAATCTCGTTTTTGGCCACCTTTTCGTTGCGCAAGTCGATCTTCTTTTGGAACATGTCTGTATTGGGATCCGCATTCTGTGGTACCTCCAACACCCATTCCTTATCTTTCTCAGCCTCGGCACGTTTGAAGCCATACGTGGGTACCCATTTCTATgtgaaagaagaaaaattaGCTAAGGAATTGAAGTAATTTCTATTGTACTTACGTCCAACACATCATCATAAGTCTTCTtgtccttcttcttctttgtgATTCCCTTCTCCTTGGCGAACTGCTCCCATTTGGTCAATGGACGCGGGCCTGGAGGTTTACGTAGACGCGGCAGAACTGTTGTTGGCTCCGGCAACTTAGCCACGATGCTCTCGTCCACACGCTCTGTAGGGAGCTCCCAGATGGCATTTACCAGCAGTTGTGTATTGTCGCGGGTTAAAGCAGCCAAATACTCTTCTTTGTCGTTGCTAAAAAAGAGTTTTTATCTCATTTCGATGTCCATTGAAGCCTCATGTTTGCTACTTACGCCAGCTGCCGGTCCTCCAAATCATTGGGGTCTGTGATGAGTAGTGTGCCAACATCTAAACGGCATTCCAGGTGCTTTTCGACTGTGATTGGTTTATATTTATCCAATTCCTTTTGATGTTTTTCTAAAACCGCTTTAACTACATCCATTTTGTGGGAAATAAACAGCAATTCAACTCCTTTTGATATTTATACACGTGCTGTACATGCGTGACCGCTAGtagaattttgaaaaatatttcactcggaaaaatatactaaaatataccagcatGCATGGCCACACTCTTTAAGTGATGCGATGATGTGTACAAAAGctgtaattttaaaaattctttaaatttatattttaaaataattaaattaataaatatgcaaaataatgtGCATTAGAGTTTATATATTGTTTCAAATTCGAAATGGCCACACTCGATAACTAATTGCGTTATCGGTTGCTAATAGTGTTGTACAACAGTGTTGTAAAATTTCACCGtaatcaaatttgaattcaaattaatggatattttattttctttttaatacatatattttttgattctTAGAAAGTTTTTCTGTATCTTCAGGTAGCTGTGGCAATACACTCCTTGTAGTGtctggtaaaaataaaacaagcacTGCAGCGCAAATAGAAAGAGCTGCAATGATAGCCATTGGAGCAGATGGCAAATAAATCTTGGTGTACACAACAAATGGAGAAAGTAGTGATGAAACAAATCCCATAATTTGAATGAATGCAATGCCCTGTCCACGCACCACAGTAGGAAGTATTTCGGCAGCCCACTGAACTCCAATATTAAATGTGATTGTTGCGCAAAATCTACCAAAAATGGCAGTCACTGCTATTTGCCATTTAATCCGAAGTAATGCAGCAATTAAGCTACCGACTGCGCATCCAATAAATGCGAATAAGCACATGCATTTGCGTCCTacaaaatcaagaaaaaagaATGGAACTAGGCAGGCAGGCAATTCCATTGCACTGGCCACTGAAAAGGTAATAAATACATCCGGTCCAATCTCAATAATAGCTCTTACATGAGCATCATAAACCAATGCAGTGATCATCCAAATAATAACTAGATCTAATGTTATAAAACACGTTCGATAACTTCTGAACAAGTCTAGTAGAGTGTATTGTTTCctttgtttttcttcattgTAAGCTaatatgcaacatttttcgAATATAGTCATTAATTCCTTTGAAATTTCTTTGCCATTTACCTTCGCAATATATTCTATAATTTTCATAGCTTTAGCCATTTTACCAATGCTTATTAACCATCTAAAAAGAGACTTTATAATGAGTagacattaattttaaaagttagTATTCTTACCTGGGGGATTCTTGTAAGCAAAAGTACATTAACAGACAAATGACAAGGGGAGCTGAAGTCACAATAGCTAATAAACGCCAGTTATTGCACCACAATGCAAtccaaggcagcaaacaagCAGCAGGCAGAAAACAGATAGTCAATGAGAAGTTTGTTACTGCGGGTCGATACTTTGAAGGCAGGCATTCCATCACTTCACTCATAttagaaacaaataaaataaatatactacgCAACTTTAAACTCACTTAGAACATACACGGGAATACAACAGTTATTGAGTGCCAGACCCACAACAAATCTAGTGATGGAAAACCATAGGAAACTGTTACAAAAGGCACTCAGAAGACCTCCAATGAGAGCACAAAGATTGCTCAACATGACAGCTGGCAAACGTCCCCAATGATCTGCAGCATAACCGAAGATAAGGCCGCCTACAATAGAACCCAGAAAGTAAATGGTAACCGAATAGGGACCGAGATGATCATTTTGGCACACCCAGTTGTACTGTGTGGCAATGGACTCGTAAGGCACTTGTTCCTTGTCGTAGATCCAATCCTTGCATGGTTTCTGTGGCCAATTTTCGTCTGCTGTGGTCAAGTTTCTATCTAATGCATCCGTGTAGTTTGTATCGTacataaaacatttattgtATTCGTCTTTTACTTTGGGTATGCCTAGCTTCAGTTGCTCTTCTCTTGATAGATCTTGCAGTTCGGCAATGCGACACCAATGATCATTTGGCACAACGATTAAAAAGATTTGCGTAAAATAGATAAAAGCCCAAAGGAAGAAGAATGGTATCAAATAGACTATTAGGCGTTTTTGATACAAGCCAAACTCTCCCATATAGGGTAGGAATTCATCGAAGCTTAAGCAGTTTTCTTTATCTTTACTTGCTGGTGCTCGATTTCCttccatttaaaaaaatctatttGGCGCCTACTTAAAGTATTAGAAAAacgataaatttaaaaacgatAAGTAATGTAACGAACTAATTTATCGACCAGCCACCCCAACGGACATTATATGTTGCTCCAAAACTATCGATACATCGTTGGTTCATGGTTCGGTTCACTCGCTCACAAGTTCATTTGGCGCCAAagtaacaaatatttattaagagCAACAAGTTGTGCggtttatattattattgcaaattaaaagccATGGATGAATTGGCGCAGTTGCGCAAACGCATTACAACTTCATTTAAGTTGTGCGGTTTTCTTATACGTTCCGAGAACAGCAACTTTCTCGCCGAGCAGCTGCTACCCTTTGAGCCCGCCGAGCGCGAAAAATGGATGACGGTCATCACAGAGAATCTACAGGGACAGAAGCTCTCAACGCCGCACGTTGAACGGGAATCGCTAGAAAAAGCCATTAACGAATTAAATCGCGTTGGCCTGGATGAAGGGGAAACTGTATTTTCGGTCATCGATGCCTTCACTGTGCCTCGCTATCGCTACAATACGCGCATCAAGAAATTTGAGCGGGATACGCAACCAAGACGCC of Drosophila nasuta strain 15112-1781.00 chromosome 3, ASM2355853v1, whole genome shotgun sequence contains these proteins:
- the LOC132791178 gene encoding carcinine transporter-like isoform X2, with the translated sequence MEGNRAPASKDKENCLSFDEFLPYMGEFGLYQKRLIVYLIPFFFLWAFIYFTQIFLIVVPNDHWCRIAELQDLSREEQLKLGIPKVKDEYNKCFMYDTNYTDALDRNLTTADENWPQKPCKDWIYDKEQVPYESIATQYNWVCQNDHLGPYSVTIYFLGSIVGGLIFGYAADHWGRLPAVMLSNLCALIGGLLSAFCNSFLWFSITRFVVGLALNNCCIPVYVLISTRSNKLLIDYLFSACCLFAALDCIVVQ
- the LOC132791178 gene encoding carcinine transporter-like isoform X1; this encodes MEGNRAPASKDKENCLSFDEFLPYMGEFGLYQKRLIVYLIPFFFLWAFIYFTQIFLIVVPNDHWCRIAELQDLSREEQLKLGIPKVKDEYNKCFMYDTNYTDALDRNLTTADENWPQKPCKDWIYDKEQVPYESIATQYNWVCQNDHLGPYSVTIYFLGSIVGGLIFGYAADHWGRLPAVMLSNLCALIGGLLSAFCNSFLWFSITRFVVGLALNNCCIPVDGMPAFKVSTRSNKLLIDYLFSACCLFAALDCIVVQ
- the LOC132791420 gene encoding glutaminyl-peptide cyclotransferase-like; this translates as MSLLVSRLLLLTVTICALATDYTQAQQQQQQQASFQTTHWDDDETHFNSSLSAILVPRVVGSRGHEQVRNYLVNSLNGLGFQTEVDEFKQRVPVLGELTFANVIGYINPQAENFLALACHYDSKYFPNDPGFVGATDSAVPCAILLNTAKTLNTYLLQQFRNRRDLGLMMIFFDGEEAFKDWTNSDSVYGSRHLAKKLARSGQANLGQRYIDRIEVLVLLDLIGARNPKFSSFYENTHGLHSSLVQIEQSLRSAGHLKGNNRMFLNRPAGGLVDDDHRPFLEENVPILHLIATPFPDVWHTPRDNAANLHYPSIRYFNRVFRSFVYEYLKRHTAPVDLRFHRG
- the LOC132791215 gene encoding glutaminyl-peptide cyclotransferase-like codes for the protein MSEQVRLLLILLTFGVICQYYLILWIKNVPPPNMVSNETYFNTTLEKLLRQRFPGSIGHSRVSNLLTDTLKELGFTTVRDEHLDGMKFINLLGIMNTQATNYLMLCCHYDSKYIENHEIYVGATDGAVSCAMLLTVIKNLNSYLLGEFKKRTDIGLLLVLFDGHESFEEVIDDFNSLNGSRHFAEAELIPLQSIELAIAFNLIGAPNQIYMSHYENTYELHSRLADIEQHLREAGRLSNSHQLFHKLKDHDSDIEDDHYPFLMEGVPVMHIVPHTFPEVWHTDSDNLRNLHFPTIRNMNLIITQFVYEYLHNHSDEISRLPV
- the LOC132792133 gene encoding organic cation transporter protein-like yields the protein MDTESSDDDSELPSGKPQRVDRGQQTGDLSIETNITRWSEVPLFFDFDDLLPEIGEFGLYQKILFVLMIPFCFIASFVYLSQIFMTLPPENYYCFVHELTLIESEEERKMLSIPKEADGSYSHCRMYDLNYSAVYLAKNRSEYINDSLAQLPCRQSYVYDDPFNFRTASMEFNWVCDKDAYSTYAQMIFFFGSVVGCLGYGHLADRVGRVSALVSSCGLALFGSIFSSVCDNFAGFAITRFVVGASFDTCFTMIYILVLEYVGPRYRTFVANMSLAMFYSPFTVLMPWLAFYSGDWRKFSGLYGLAVGFGLIGFCVLPESARWLVSVGKIDNAIEILQRVARRNRRQVSRLKWQTFRESCEQFYREEIEGRHFTIASIFKRSRLARYMVLMIIIWMTISLVYDGHVRAASVLDRENIFVVFSIACATEIPGDLIVTITLDRFGRRWCACISTALSGGFSLLAANIDDPIWVLAAALAGRFFANISYNIGLQWAAEVLPTVVRAQGVSFIHTLGFVAMLLSPPIIYMSHLSIALMLNTLGVLGILGGLLALFLPETLHQDLPQTLSDGNQFGKDQRIWHFPCCGAGSRPSRLNKHDWHQGSSLRTLSKDEYRSRKLHRVAVVKTQRRTTPVVLPSMVSDDSTIMEKLQKSYRFLPPYAK
- the LOC132791419 gene encoding ribosome biogenesis regulatory protein homolog, yielding MDVVKAVLEKHQKELDKYKPITVEKHLECRLDVGTLLITDPNDLEDRQLANDKEEYLAALTRDNTQLLVNAIWELPTERVDESIVAKLPEPTTVLPRLRKPPGPRPLTKWEQFAKEKGITKKKKDKKTYDDVLDKWVPTYGFKRAEAEKDKEWVLEVPQNADPNTDMFQKKIDLRNEKVAKNEIQRMKNIVRAKKMDVPRSGYLGPEAASSNQLLTAVTVAKSSTASVGKFQSKLPKEKEARGLGVKELIPGGKRKASHISAQPEREANLDLIKSVLNKKPKLDVEKAIQLQKQDERLEREAEGNKPAKKGKKGGGKGSRKAVGKKPKGHQGQRAPGKKGQAGRKRR